A window of Synergistales bacterium contains these coding sequences:
- a CDS encoding response regulator transcription factor, producing the protein MVKIRVVLADDHRLFRDGLKKLLELEADIEVVGEAGDGFETIKVVQKTDPDILLLDVSMPNMNGIQVVKELKARRDLKFIAITAYSDEEHLSSLSAVGVQGYILKASGMIELLSAIRSVARGEPYVDRQVAGRLLTSFHKRKEEADLFVELTPKEKEVLYWLAQGMSNADISSKMVLSEKTVKNHVSHVLKKLELRDRTQAAVLAWKVGLPQVSPEALQR; encoded by the coding sequence ATGGTGAAGATACGGGTGGTTCTGGCGGATGATCACCGCCTGTTCCGTGACGGCCTGAAGAAGTTGCTGGAGCTGGAAGCCGATATCGAGGTCGTCGGGGAGGCCGGTGACGGATTCGAAACCATCAAGGTTGTGCAGAAGACGGATCCCGATATCCTGCTTCTCGATGTGAGCATGCCCAACATGAATGGTATCCAGGTAGTGAAGGAGCTGAAGGCTCGCCGGGATCTCAAGTTCATAGCCATAACAGCCTACAGCGACGAGGAGCATCTCTCTTCTCTCTCCGCTGTAGGTGTCCAGGGCTATATCCTCAAGGCTTCCGGAATGATCGAGCTGCTTTCGGCCATCCGTTCCGTAGCCCGGGGCGAGCCCTATGTGGACCGCCAGGTAGCCGGCAGGCTGTTGACCTCCTTCCACAAACGGAAGGAAGAGGCCGATCTCTTTGTCGAGCTGACGCCCAAGGAGAAGGAGGTCCTCTACTGGCTCGCCCAGGGGATGAGCAACGCCGATATCTCCAGCAAGATGGTGCTCTCCGAAAAGACCGTCAAAAACCACGTCAGCCATGTGCTGAAGAAGCTGGAGCTCCGTGACCGAACCCAGGCCGCCGTACTGGCCTGGAAGGTAGGACTGCCCCAGGTCTCCCCGGAGGCGCTGCAGAGGTAG
- a CDS encoding sensor histidine kinase, with protein sequence MEFSSLGEQLQQIVADVQNSLDYSIESVSEIHEETGKRHEEATRVLKEIDQELADVIEATDETVRAYRTARKRLLDASKGGKEREQQAAYAEAERIMRVRGQFEERERQLRRRRDELQRDLRRIESVLARSRDLIQKVRVAREVVTSKIGDIQESSSGVDSRLLLFAVEFMERDRHRIGRDLHDGPVQQFSSLTLDMDLVETKLQRGDVQSVRGELPRMRATLQNGLADMRRFLWQMNPVGLDEGLFQAIRRYAEQMKRTDGSGPTFSLRLEGQESRLPKAVVSNVFRIIQEAVANAVVHGRADEIVVWVSIGEELLRLKIIDDGVGFEIEKAMNEAGERGSYGLRNMRERAHLAKGTLQVESKYGFGTKLSVELPLLEV encoded by the coding sequence ATGGAATTCAGTTCTCTTGGCGAACAGTTGCAACAGATTGTAGCAGATGTGCAGAACTCCCTCGACTATAGCATAGAGAGCGTCTCGGAGATCCACGAGGAAACGGGGAAACGACACGAAGAAGCGACGAGAGTCCTCAAGGAGATCGACCAGGAGCTTGCCGATGTGATCGAGGCCACCGACGAGACGGTGCGTGCCTACCGTACGGCGCGGAAGCGGTTGCTGGATGCCTCCAAAGGAGGCAAGGAGCGGGAGCAACAGGCTGCCTACGCAGAGGCGGAGCGGATCATGCGGGTGCGTGGCCAGTTTGAGGAGCGGGAGCGGCAGCTCCGACGGCGGAGGGACGAGCTGCAGCGCGATCTGCGCCGCATCGAGAGTGTCCTCGCTCGCAGCAGGGATCTGATCCAGAAGGTGCGCGTGGCCCGCGAGGTGGTGACCTCCAAAATCGGCGACATCCAGGAGAGCAGTTCCGGGGTGGATTCCCGGTTGCTTCTCTTTGCGGTGGAGTTTATGGAGCGCGACAGACACCGTATCGGACGGGATCTCCATGATGGCCCGGTGCAGCAGTTTTCGAGCCTCACCCTGGATATGGATCTCGTCGAAACGAAACTCCAGCGGGGTGATGTGCAGTCCGTGCGGGGAGAGCTCCCCCGGATGCGGGCCACCCTGCAGAACGGCCTTGCCGATATGCGCCGCTTTCTCTGGCAGATGAACCCTGTCGGACTGGATGAAGGTCTCTTTCAGGCAATACGGCGCTATGCCGAGCAGATGAAACGCACCGACGGTTCGGGGCCCACCTTTTCGCTCCGGCTGGAGGGCCAGGAATCGCGCCTGCCCAAGGCGGTGGTGTCGAATGTCTTTCGAATCATTCAGGAGGCGGTGGCCAATGCCGTGGTGCACGGCAGGGCCGATGAGATCGTGGTGTGGGTGAGTATTGGAGAGGAGCTGCTCCGTCTGAAGATCATCGACGATGGAGTGGGCTTTGAAATCGAGAAGGCCATGAACGAGGCGGGGGAACGGGGCTCCTATGGATTGAGAAATATGAGGGAGCGGGCGCACCTTGCCAAGGGAACGCTGCAGGTGGAGAGCAAATACGGATTCGGCACCAAGTTGAGTGTGGAATTGCCGCTGCTGGAGGTGTAG
- a CDS encoding tRNA 2-thiocytidine biosynthesis protein TtcA, whose amino-acid sequence MAESSQILPLIRRIRSKAGKAVTQFNMLHEGDRVLVGLSGGKDSLVLLAVLAHLRHTSPVSFQLEACTVNPGDPLFRTESLAALCRSLEIPYHVIHQDVFSIIKHREERSPCSLCAHMRRGILAAATRDKGCNVLALGHHLDDAVETAQLNLLSSGRFKSFQPKLRHSRADITVIRPLVFLEERRIAQQSEALGLTAVAPSCPYEANTRRTFAKDLVAHITREIPDFKSKVLHALCSIDPADRWAAKGK is encoded by the coding sequence ATGGCAGAATCCTCCCAGATCCTTCCTCTGATACGGAGAATCCGCTCCAAGGCGGGGAAAGCGGTCACCCAATTCAATATGCTCCATGAGGGAGACCGAGTGCTGGTCGGACTGTCCGGGGGCAAAGACAGCCTGGTCCTCCTCGCTGTTCTCGCCCATCTCAGACATACCAGCCCCGTTTCCTTCCAGCTGGAGGCCTGTACCGTCAATCCAGGCGATCCGCTATTCCGCACGGAGTCCCTTGCGGCGCTCTGCCGCTCCCTGGAGATCCCCTATCACGTGATCCACCAGGATGTCTTCTCGATTATAAAGCACCGGGAGGAGCGCTCTCCCTGCAGCCTCTGCGCCCACATGCGGCGGGGCATTCTCGCCGCCGCGACCCGGGACAAGGGCTGCAACGTACTGGCGCTGGGCCACCATCTGGATGACGCTGTGGAGACAGCGCAGCTCAATCTGCTCTCCTCGGGGCGGTTCAAGAGTTTTCAGCCCAAACTCCGGCACTCCAGGGCCGACATCACTGTGATCCGCCCGCTTGTCTTTCTCGAGGAACGGCGTATCGCCCAGCAGTCGGAAGCATTGGGGTTGACCGCCGTGGCCCCGTCATGTCCCTACGAGGCGAACACCCGGCGGACATTCGCCAAGGATCTCGTCGCCCATATTACCCGGGAGATCCCCGATTTCAAGAGCAAGGTCCTCCACGCACTCTGCTCCATCGATCCCGCCGACCGGTGGGCGGCCAAGGGCAAATAG
- a CDS encoding SufD family Fe-S cluster assembly protein has product MAATTDEYKALVDIASQTGSERNAFGAADTAYVVVHANQVLGQGEVPGLTIEARETEDGIEAYIDVADGAQIEKQVHLCFGHLGKDGRQVITSHIRIGRNASAGFLSHCIFPNAVKLVHEMEGDITLAEGARFAYNEVHVHGKEGEIEVRPKTRVTLGDGALYSGDFSLVEGRVGDLEIDMDVDAFGAKSRVELTSKVYGKKDDSCLVRDVIQLRGPGSSALIKARTVLRDESSGKFLGMIDGAAPGARGHVDCTEVVQGQAQAEASPVVKVTHPEAEVTHEAAIGRIADDKIEGLMAKGLDEEEAVDVIVSGLLR; this is encoded by the coding sequence ATGGCGGCAACGACAGATGAATACAAGGCTCTGGTAGACATCGCGAGCCAGACGGGGAGCGAGAGGAATGCCTTCGGTGCGGCCGACACCGCCTATGTGGTGGTGCACGCCAATCAGGTTCTCGGTCAGGGGGAGGTGCCCGGACTGACCATTGAAGCCCGGGAGACCGAGGATGGCATCGAGGCCTATATCGATGTGGCCGATGGAGCGCAGATCGAAAAGCAGGTCCATCTCTGTTTCGGACATCTGGGCAAAGACGGGAGGCAGGTGATCACCAGCCATATCCGCATCGGCCGGAACGCCAGTGCCGGCTTCCTCTCCCACTGCATCTTTCCCAATGCCGTCAAGCTGGTGCACGAGATGGAAGGCGACATCACCCTCGCCGAGGGAGCCCGCTTTGCCTACAACGAGGTGCATGTCCACGGCAAGGAAGGCGAGATCGAGGTGCGCCCCAAAACGCGGGTGACACTGGGCGACGGGGCGCTCTACTCCGGTGATTTCTCCCTTGTCGAGGGGCGTGTGGGTGATCTGGAGATCGACATGGATGTCGACGCTTTCGGCGCGAAGAGCCGGGTGGAATTGACCTCCAAGGTCTATGGGAAGAAGGACGACAGCTGTCTTGTCCGTGATGTCATCCAGCTGCGAGGCCCTGGAAGCAGTGCGCTGATCAAGGCGCGAACGGTTCTCCGCGATGAGAGCAGCGGGAAATTCCTCGGAATGATCGACGGCGCGGCCCCCGGGGCCCGTGGCCATGTGGACTGTACCGAGGTAGTCCAAGGACAGGCCCAGGCGGAGGCCTCGCCGGTGGTCAAGGTCACCCATCCGGAAGCGGAGGTGACCCACGAAGCCGCCATCGGGAGGATCGCCGACGACAAGATCGAGGGACTCATGGCGAAGGGCCTGGACGAGGAGGAGGCCGTGGACGTCATCGTCTCCGGGTTGTTGCGGTAA
- a CDS encoding ATP-binding cassette domain-containing protein: MREDLLFVDEVTVYREETRVLDKVSLEIHPGEVTGVLGRNGAGKSSLAYALMGLGRFAPQSGGIYFRGEEITGMNITERARRGISLAWQHPARYEGISVKDYLKLSAASVSEAMMEDALQRVQLEPRYLERMMDRGLSGGERKRIELASVYLMKPVLAILDEPDSGVDLLALGEIMRLFRHLTENGSSVLIITHREDVSEGCDRSYLMCAGEIVLEGSPEAVKRYFMNQCTPCRDLDPHHAAKEV; encoded by the coding sequence ATGCGAGAGGATCTTCTGTTTGTCGACGAGGTAACGGTATACCGGGAGGAGACCAGGGTGCTTGACAAGGTGAGCCTGGAGATCCATCCGGGAGAGGTGACAGGTGTTTTGGGAAGAAATGGCGCCGGCAAGTCGAGTCTTGCCTACGCACTGATGGGCCTGGGCCGCTTTGCGCCTCAGTCCGGGGGCATCTACTTCCGCGGCGAGGAGATTACCGGCATGAACATCACTGAGCGCGCCAGAAGGGGGATCTCCCTGGCCTGGCAGCATCCGGCCCGATACGAGGGGATCTCCGTCAAGGATTACCTGAAGCTTTCGGCCGCCAGTGTCTCCGAGGCCATGATGGAGGACGCCCTGCAACGGGTGCAGCTGGAACCCCGCTATCTGGAACGGATGATGGACCGGGGGCTCTCCGGTGGAGAACGCAAACGGATCGAGCTGGCCTCGGTCTATCTCATGAAACCCGTGCTGGCTATTCTGGATGAACCCGACTCGGGGGTCGACCTGCTGGCTCTGGGGGAGATCATGCGTCTCTTTCGGCATCTCACGGAGAACGGCAGCAGCGTGCTGATCATCACCCACCGCGAGGATGTGTCGGAAGGCTGTGACCGTTCGTACCTGATGTGCGCCGGCGAGATCGTACTGGAAGGGAGTCCCGAGGCGGTGAAGCGGTACTTCATGAACCAGTGCACCCCCTGCCGGGATCTCGACCCGCACCATGCAGCGAAGGAGGTGTAG
- a CDS encoding glucose-6-phosphate isomerase, giving the protein MTDPILSLSVGGALEALPQPVTNDEKACREAERWLRRGAQERQSGFGWLHLPYGDAGEIRRTGEWLSGFDSIVQAGIGGSSLGTLTLINALLHPPGGGFPRKEGGRPAFFMADNVDPLENHRIWNALDPHSTALIVVSKSGSTAETMANFLWFFRRLCDALGEEEALKRVVVITDPEEGSLRSFVREIGAANLPLPPDVGGRFSVLSDVGLLAASALDIDVASLLAGARRMDERLRAADSIGENPGWMLAALHHRHALAGRNMAVIFPYGDGLKDFAEWFAQLWGESLGKEGRGSTPVKALGAVDQHSQVQLYTAGPDDKLYTVLAQRRIEEDQAIAPSPYASLQGLAYLSGTSCGEMLHVEAQATAASLRQAGRPVIWIELERLDAETLGALLFLYEYTTAVTGYLMGVNPFDQPGVEQGKHYIYGLLGRDGYRDAARGVRGHMEEMDSRRFEV; this is encoded by the coding sequence ATGACGGATCCGATACTCTCCCTCTCCGTCGGCGGTGCCCTGGAGGCCTTGCCCCAGCCGGTCACCAACGACGAGAAGGCCTGCCGGGAGGCGGAGCGCTGGCTCCGCAGGGGGGCGCAGGAGAGACAAAGCGGTTTTGGATGGCTCCATCTCCCCTATGGCGATGCTGGTGAGATCCGGCGGACAGGGGAGTGGCTCTCCGGATTCGACAGCATTGTGCAAGCCGGCATCGGGGGGTCTTCCCTGGGAACGCTCACCCTCATCAATGCACTGCTCCATCCCCCAGGCGGCGGCTTCCCCCGGAAGGAGGGGGGACGCCCGGCCTTCTTCATGGCCGACAATGTGGACCCCCTGGAAAACCACCGGATCTGGAACGCCCTGGATCCCCATTCCACGGCTCTGATCGTGGTCAGCAAATCGGGGAGCACGGCGGAGACCATGGCCAACTTCCTCTGGTTTTTCCGGCGCCTCTGCGATGCCCTGGGCGAAGAGGAGGCCCTGAAGCGTGTGGTGGTGATCACCGATCCCGAAGAGGGCTCACTCCGTTCCTTTGTGCGCGAGATAGGGGCGGCGAACCTGCCGCTGCCGCCCGATGTGGGGGGCCGTTTTTCGGTGCTTTCCGATGTGGGTCTCCTCGCCGCGTCGGCGTTGGATATCGATGTCGCCTCCCTGCTGGCCGGAGCCCGCCGGATGGATGAACGGCTCCGGGCCGCCGACAGCATCGGGGAGAACCCCGGCTGGATGCTGGCGGCTCTGCACCACCGGCACGCCCTGGCGGGACGGAACATGGCGGTCATCTTCCCCTACGGTGACGGGTTGAAGGATTTCGCCGAGTGGTTCGCCCAGCTCTGGGGCGAGAGCCTTGGCAAGGAAGGCAGGGGGAGCACCCCCGTCAAGGCGCTGGGGGCGGTGGACCAGCACTCCCAGGTTCAGCTCTACACCGCCGGCCCCGACGACAAGCTGTACACGGTGCTGGCGCAGCGGCGGATCGAGGAGGATCAGGCGATAGCCCCGTCGCCCTACGCCAGTCTGCAGGGGCTTGCATACCTGAGCGGGACCTCCTGTGGGGAGATGCTCCATGTGGAGGCCCAGGCGACGGCCGCCTCGCTGCGGCAGGCGGGGAGACCGGTGATCTGGATAGAGCTGGAGCGGCTGGATGCCGAGACGCTCGGCGCCCTCCTCTTTCTCTACGAATACACCACGGCGGTGACGGGCTATCTCATGGGTGTGAATCCCTTTGATCAACCGGGCGTGGAGCAGGGGAAGCACTATATCTACGGACTCCTGGGCAGAGACGGATACCGGGATGCTGCCCGGGGTGTGCGGGGACATATGGAGGAGATGGATAGCCGGCGGTTTGAGGTGTGA
- a CDS encoding dihydroneopterin aldolase translates to MRNVLRLRGMQFHAFHGSLEVERELGQVLDLSLEVSYDLPVEQLDDPDAAPNYAAVYELTKEVVMNTKFYTMEALGFAIARRLFRKHRQLETVTATLSRGQLYVPGVLSDAEVALTVSRADVAE, encoded by the coding sequence ATGCGAAATGTTTTACGGTTGCGTGGTATGCAGTTCCACGCCTTCCACGGCTCGCTCGAGGTAGAGCGGGAGCTCGGGCAGGTCCTGGATCTCTCTCTGGAGGTCTCCTACGACCTCCCTGTGGAGCAGCTGGATGACCCCGATGCGGCCCCGAACTATGCAGCCGTTTACGAGTTGACCAAAGAGGTCGTGATGAACACCAAATTCTATACCATGGAAGCCCTGGGATTTGCGATCGCCCGCCGGCTCTTCCGGAAACACCGGCAGCTGGAGACGGTGACGGCCACACTCAGCCGGGGACAGCTCTATGTGCCGGGTGTCCTCTCCGATGCGGAGGTCGCACTCACCGTGAGCCGTGCCGATGTTGCGGAGTAG
- a CDS encoding NrdH-redoxin — MVAVKVYSTSACPWCRKAKEYLASQNVEYEDVDVGADREAAMEMVRNTRQMGVPVIAVGDRYIVGFDKPAIDAALREEGLGKE, encoded by the coding sequence ATGGTGGCAGTCAAGGTCTATTCCACGTCGGCCTGCCCGTGGTGTCGGAAGGCCAAGGAGTACCTTGCGTCGCAGAATGTCGAGTACGAGGATGTCGACGTGGGGGCGGATCGCGAAGCGGCAATGGAGATGGTGCGCAACACCCGACAGATGGGTGTGCCGGTGATCGCCGTCGGCGACCGGTACATTGTCGGCTTCGACAAGCCTGCCATTGATGCGGCACTGCGCGAGGAAGGGCTCGGAAAGGAATAA
- the nuoE gene encoding NADH-quinone oxidoreductase subunit NuoE, with the protein MKAPAPAPEQLSEHLDAIIERYRDKKGATIPLLAEVQDCFGYLPENAVSYVARNLDIPAAQLFGVATFYSMFRFQPEGKYVVRLCRGTACHVQGSLLIGEQLQRYLGVKEGATTDDGMFTLQYVACLGCCSLAPVMMVGDQVHGRLTPDKAVEVLEDYRKRG; encoded by the coding sequence ATGAAAGCACCTGCCCCGGCCCCGGAACAGCTTTCTGAGCACCTCGACGCAATAATCGAGCGCTACAGGGACAAGAAAGGGGCCACGATTCCACTTCTTGCAGAGGTTCAGGACTGTTTCGGCTACCTTCCGGAGAATGCTGTCTCCTATGTCGCCCGGAACCTGGACATTCCTGCAGCCCAGCTCTTCGGCGTAGCGACGTTCTACTCCATGTTCCGATTCCAGCCTGAGGGGAAGTACGTGGTCCGTCTCTGCCGCGGAACGGCCTGCCACGTACAGGGTTCCCTGCTGATCGGAGAACAGCTCCAACGCTATCTGGGCGTCAAAGAAGGTGCAACCACCGACGATGGAATGTTCACGTTGCAGTACGTAGCGTGCCTTGGCTGTTGCAGCCTCGCGCCGGTGATGATGGTCGGCGACCAGGTTCACGGCCGTCTGACACCGGACAAGGCCGTAGAAGTACTGGAAGACTACCGCAAACGCGGGTAA
- a CDS encoding 4Fe-4S binding protein, whose protein sequence is MARTTVKVGLASCGIAAGATPVYDELNALLADNPRVELKRVGCIGLCFHEPLVEVEQDNERVIYGEVDSELAQRIVSEHIEKGAPIHERAIFSTVEQAVENEMLGEQVRIVLRNCGLIDPEIIDEYLARNGYKGLEKALTRMTPYGVVQEVLESGLRGRGGAGFPTGLKWSFARKASGEPKYIVCNADEGDPGAFMDRSVLEGDPHNIIEGMAIAAYGIGASKGYIYCRAEYPLAIRHLKTALHQARERGYLGNNILGTGFAFDIEIKEGAGAFVCGEETALMASIEGKRGMPRPRPPFPAQSGIFGKPTNINNVETLGNVAWIILHGAESFSQYGIGRSRGTKVFALAGKIRKGGLVEVPMGMPLRDVIFKVGGGIPGDKKFKAVQLGGPSGGCLPESLLDTPVDYESINATGAIMGSGGMIVMDESTCIVDVAKFFLSFTQEESCGKCPFCRIGTRRMLETLTRITAGEGKPEDLDLLQELCREIQDGSLCGLGQTAPNPVLTTTKYFREEYETHINEKKCPAKVCMPLIHYTIDPEKCIGCTKCARICPVGAISGAPKKAHVIDDDTCVRCGQCIETCPVDAISVD, encoded by the coding sequence ATGGCACGTACAACCGTCAAGGTCGGCCTTGCCAGCTGTGGCATCGCCGCCGGAGCCACTCCGGTCTATGACGAGCTCAACGCGTTGCTGGCCGACAACCCCAGGGTCGAGCTGAAAAGAGTCGGCTGCATCGGCCTCTGCTTCCACGAACCCCTGGTGGAAGTGGAGCAGGACAACGAACGGGTGATCTACGGCGAGGTCGATTCGGAGCTGGCACAGCGGATCGTATCGGAACACATCGAGAAGGGGGCCCCTATCCACGAGCGGGCCATTTTTTCTACCGTTGAGCAGGCGGTTGAAAACGAGATGCTGGGCGAACAGGTCCGGATCGTTCTACGGAACTGCGGGCTGATCGACCCGGAGATCATCGACGAATACCTCGCCCGGAACGGCTATAAAGGGCTGGAGAAGGCACTCACCAGGATGACCCCCTACGGTGTTGTGCAGGAAGTGCTGGAAAGCGGCCTCCGCGGCCGCGGCGGGGCCGGCTTCCCCACGGGGCTGAAATGGTCTTTCGCCCGCAAGGCATCGGGCGAACCCAAATACATCGTCTGTAATGCCGACGAAGGCGACCCCGGCGCGTTCATGGACCGCTCCGTCCTGGAGGGGGACCCCCACAATATCATCGAAGGGATGGCCATCGCCGCCTACGGGATCGGTGCCTCCAAAGGGTACATCTACTGCCGCGCCGAGTATCCGCTGGCGATCCGTCACCTGAAAACGGCGCTCCACCAAGCACGGGAACGGGGGTACCTGGGCAACAACATCCTCGGCACAGGGTTTGCCTTCGATATCGAGATCAAGGAGGGCGCCGGCGCCTTCGTCTGCGGCGAGGAGACGGCGCTGATGGCCTCCATCGAAGGGAAACGCGGCATGCCGCGTCCCCGACCGCCCTTCCCCGCCCAGAGCGGCATCTTCGGGAAACCCACCAATATCAATAACGTAGAGACCCTGGGCAACGTTGCGTGGATCATCCTCCACGGCGCCGAGAGCTTCAGCCAGTACGGCATCGGCCGAAGCCGGGGCACCAAGGTCTTCGCCCTGGCCGGCAAGATCCGCAAGGGCGGCCTCGTAGAGGTCCCCATGGGGATGCCTCTGCGGGATGTCATCTTCAAGGTCGGCGGCGGGATCCCCGGTGACAAGAAATTCAAGGCCGTTCAGCTGGGCGGTCCCTCAGGCGGCTGCCTCCCCGAATCGCTTCTGGACACGCCGGTGGACTACGAATCCATCAACGCAACGGGAGCCATCATGGGCTCCGGCGGGATGATCGTCATGGACGAATCCACCTGCATCGTCGATGTGGCCAAGTTCTTCCTCTCCTTCACACAGGAGGAATCCTGCGGGAAGTGCCCCTTCTGCCGGATCGGCACCCGAAGAATGCTGGAAACGCTGACGCGGATCACCGCAGGAGAGGGCAAACCGGAGGATCTGGACCTGCTCCAGGAACTCTGCCGCGAAATCCAGGACGGCTCGCTCTGCGGCCTCGGTCAGACGGCGCCGAACCCTGTGTTGACCACCACCAAGTATTTCCGCGAGGAATACGAAACCCATATCAACGAAAAGAAGTGCCCCGCCAAGGTATGCATGCCGTTGATCCACTATACCATCGACCCCGAGAAGTGCATCGGCTGCACCAAGTGCGCCCGGATCTGCCCGGTCGGCGCCATCAGCGGCGCGCCAAAGAAGGCCCACGTCATCGACGACGACACCTGCGTCCGGTGCGGACAGTGTATCGAAACATGTCCCGTAGACGCTATCTCCGTGGATTAG